A genomic stretch from Arthrobacter sp. KBS0702 includes:
- the pstB gene encoding phosphate ABC transporter ATP-binding protein PstB encodes MSKRIDVKDLNVYYSKFLAVEDVNISIDAKSVTAFIGPSGCGKSTFLRTLNRMHEVIPGARVEGEVLLDGDNLYGPGVDPVTVRSQIGMVFQRPNPFPTMSIRDNVLAGVKLNNQKISKGEADSLVERSLRGANLWNEVKDRLAKPGSGLSGGQQQRLCIARAIAVEPQVILMDEPCSALDPISTLAIEDLINELKDEYTVVIVTHNMQQAARVSDKTAFFNIAGTGKPGKLIEYGDTHTIFSNPTVKATEDYVSGRFG; translated from the coding sequence ATGTCTAAGCGCATCGACGTCAAAGACCTCAACGTCTACTACAGCAAATTCCTGGCCGTCGAGGACGTCAACATCAGCATCGACGCCAAGTCCGTGACCGCCTTCATCGGCCCCTCCGGCTGCGGCAAGTCCACGTTCCTGCGCACCCTGAACCGGATGCACGAAGTCATCCCCGGCGCCCGGGTGGAGGGTGAGGTGCTGCTCGACGGCGACAACCTCTACGGCCCCGGCGTGGACCCGGTGACGGTGCGTTCGCAGATCGGCATGGTCTTCCAGCGGCCCAACCCGTTCCCGACCATGTCCATCCGGGACAACGTGCTGGCCGGCGTGAAGCTGAACAACCAGAAGATCTCCAAGGGCGAGGCGGACTCCCTCGTGGAGCGCTCGCTGCGCGGCGCCAACCTCTGGAACGAGGTCAAGGACCGCCTGGCCAAGCCCGGCTCGGGACTTTCCGGCGGCCAGCAGCAGCGCCTCTGCATCGCTCGCGCCATCGCCGTGGAGCCCCAGGTGATCCTGATGGATGAGCCCTGCTCCGCGCTGGACCCCATCTCCACGCTCGCCATTGAGGACCTCATCAACGAGCTCAAGGACGAATACACCGTGGTGATCGTGACCCACAACATGCAGCAGGCCGCCCGCGTCTCGGACAAGACGGCGTTCTTCAACATCGCGGGCACCGGCAAGCCCGGCAAGCTGATCGAATACGGCGACACGCACACCATCTTCAGCAACCCCACCGTCAAGGCCACCGAGGATTACGTCTCCGGCCGCTTCGGATAA
- the pstC gene encoding phosphate ABC transporter permease subunit PstC — MTTTSLTTSRGAGRAGDKVFSAATLAAGCLILAVLFGVALFLVIQAIPALVASPDKIQGGEGFFAYIWPIVIGTLIAAVIALVIATPVAIGVALFISHFAPRGLASGLGYVIDLLAAIPSVVYGAWGAAFLAREISPAYTWLAGNLGWLPIFQGPASATGKTILTAGIVLAVMVLPIITSLSREIFLQTPKLHEEAALALGATRWEMIRMAVLPFGRPGIVSAVMLGLGRALGETMAVALVLSSGALTASLIQSGNQTIAAEIALNFPEASGLKVSTLIAAGLVLFVITLGVNMIARWIITRHKEFSGAN, encoded by the coding sequence GTGACCACCACCTCCCTGACCACGTCCCGGGGCGCAGGCCGCGCCGGAGACAAAGTCTTTTCCGCAGCCACCTTGGCCGCAGGGTGCCTGATCCTTGCCGTGCTCTTCGGCGTGGCACTCTTCCTCGTCATCCAGGCAATCCCGGCCCTCGTGGCGTCCCCGGACAAGATCCAGGGCGGCGAAGGCTTCTTCGCCTACATCTGGCCGATCGTCATCGGCACCCTCATCGCCGCCGTGATCGCCCTCGTGATCGCGACCCCGGTCGCGATCGGCGTCGCGCTCTTCATCTCGCACTTCGCCCCTCGCGGACTGGCATCCGGCCTCGGCTACGTGATCGACCTGCTCGCCGCCATCCCGTCCGTGGTCTACGGCGCCTGGGGTGCCGCGTTCCTGGCCAGGGAAATCTCCCCGGCCTACACCTGGCTGGCTGGCAACCTGGGCTGGCTGCCGATCTTCCAGGGCCCGGCCTCGGCCACGGGCAAGACCATCCTCACCGCGGGCATCGTGCTGGCGGTGATGGTCCTGCCGATCATCACCTCGCTCTCCCGCGAAATCTTCCTGCAGACCCCCAAGCTGCACGAGGAGGCCGCGCTCGCCCTCGGCGCCACCCGCTGGGAAATGATCCGGATGGCCGTGCTGCCGTTCGGCCGCCCCGGAATCGTCAGCGCCGTGATGCTGGGCCTGGGCCGCGCCCTCGGCGAGACCATGGCCGTCGCCCTCGTCCTGTCCTCGGGCGCCCTCACGGCGAGCCTGATCCAGTCCGGCAACCAGACCATTGCCGCCGAAATCGCCCTGAACTTCCCCGAGGCCAGCGGCCTGAAGGTCAGCACGCTGATCGCCGCCGGTCTGGTGCTGTTCGTCATCACACTGGGCGTGAACATGATTGCCCGGTGGATCATCACCCGGCACAAAGAATTCTCGGGAGCCAACTAA
- the pstA gene encoding phosphate ABC transporter permease PstA, producing MTSTLTPVRKRSALTKGQLPKAAPYIVLVLALVIGAAVLALIGFNAFGWGVVSAILFTAGLVGWSAVVEGSRKAKDKLATCLVVGAFLVALLPLISVIWTVLVKGLPGLLDPGFLGTSMNGVTGAFDNKSVDEGAPVMGGIYHALVGTVQITLLATVISVPVGLLTAIYLVEYGEDRALARAITFFVDVMTGIPSIVAGLFAAAFFFAVVGPGTKTGAVAAVALSVLMIPVVVRSSEEMLKIVPNELREAAYALGVRKWRTILKVVIPTAISGIASGVTLAIARVIGETAPILVTAGFATSINNNVFGGWMASLPTFIYTQILNPTSPSNPGPSDQRAWGAALVLIILVMLLNLGARLVARIFAPKTGR from the coding sequence ATGACCTCCACCCTGACCCCGGTCCGCAAACGCTCGGCCCTGACTAAAGGGCAGCTGCCCAAGGCGGCGCCGTACATCGTGCTGGTCCTGGCCCTCGTCATCGGTGCGGCCGTTCTGGCCCTGATCGGCTTCAACGCCTTCGGCTGGGGCGTCGTCTCGGCCATCCTGTTCACTGCCGGGCTCGTCGGCTGGAGCGCCGTCGTGGAAGGCTCCCGCAAGGCCAAGGACAAACTCGCCACCTGCCTCGTGGTCGGCGCCTTCCTGGTTGCCCTGCTGCCGCTGATCTCGGTGATCTGGACGGTGCTGGTCAAGGGCCTCCCCGGCCTGCTGGACCCCGGCTTCCTGGGCACCTCGATGAACGGCGTCACCGGCGCGTTCGACAACAAGAGCGTCGACGAAGGCGCCCCCGTGATGGGCGGCATCTACCACGCGCTGGTAGGCACCGTGCAGATCACTCTGCTCGCCACCGTGATCTCCGTCCCGGTGGGCCTGCTCACCGCGATCTACCTGGTCGAGTACGGCGAGGACCGGGCGCTGGCCCGTGCCATCACGTTCTTCGTCGACGTGATGACCGGCATCCCCTCGATCGTGGCTGGCCTGTTCGCCGCGGCATTCTTCTTCGCCGTCGTCGGCCCCGGCACCAAGACCGGCGCGGTCGCCGCCGTCGCGCTGTCCGTCCTGATGATCCCGGTGGTGGTCCGCTCAAGCGAGGAAATGCTCAAGATCGTTCCGAACGAACTCCGCGAAGCCGCGTACGCCCTCGGCGTCCGCAAGTGGCGGACCATCCTCAAGGTAGTCATCCCGACGGCGATTTCCGGCATCGCCTCCGGCGTCACCCTCGCGATCGCCCGCGTGATCGGTGAGACCGCCCCGATCCTGGTCACGGCCGGCTTCGCCACGTCCATCAACAACAACGTGTTTGGCGGCTGGATGGCGTCGCTGCCCACCTTCATCTACACGCAGATCCTCAACCCGACCTCCCCGTCCAACCCGGGTCCCTCCGACCAGCGCGCCTGGGGCGCGGCCCTGGTCCTCATCATCCTGGTGATGCTGCTCAACCTGGGCGCCCGCCTGGTGGCACGCATCTTCGCCCCGAAGACCGGCCGCTAG
- a CDS encoding DUF47 domain-containing protein, producing MKLRLFPQEPAGLNLLSQMAHQIALATGTLSEILGAPASEHSRLVEDMHDHEAKSAELHFALLTHMRTSFLNPLPREDMYALSRYLNEAMEKLDAAADLVFLYKLERLPKRAADQLEIISRQAELTVDAMRQLNNLDDLEDYWIEVLRLTKRAERTHRVWVADMLKDMKSAQYARNRDIADQLVEVTKDMRRIATQVGSIIVKES from the coding sequence GTGAAGCTGCGCCTTTTTCCCCAGGAGCCCGCAGGGCTGAACCTGCTCTCCCAGATGGCCCACCAGATAGCCCTCGCCACGGGAACCCTTTCGGAGATCCTGGGCGCCCCCGCCAGCGAGCATTCGCGGCTCGTGGAGGACATGCACGACCACGAAGCCAAGTCCGCGGAACTGCATTTTGCCCTCCTGACACACATGCGCACCAGTTTCCTGAACCCGCTCCCCCGCGAGGACATGTACGCGCTTTCCCGCTACCTCAACGAGGCGATGGAAAAGCTGGACGCCGCCGCGGACCTCGTTTTCCTCTACAAGCTGGAGCGGCTGCCCAAACGCGCGGCCGACCAGCTGGAAATCATCAGCCGGCAGGCCGAACTCACGGTCGACGCCATGCGACAGCTGAACAATCTGGATGACCTTGAGGATTACTGGATCGAGGTCCTCCGGCTCACCAAGCGGGCGGAACGCACCCACCGGGTCTGGGTGGCTGACATGCTCAAGGACATGAAGTCGGCCCAGTACGCCCGCAACCGCGACATCGCGGACCAGCTCGTGGAAGTCACCAAGGACATGCGGCGGATCGCCACGCAGGTGGGCAGCATCATCGTCAAGGAATCCTGA
- a CDS encoding inorganic phosphate transporter, with protein MSLALFALVVLFAGAFAFLNGFRDVSSSVALAVRTRALTPTVAVLLAGLFNFVGAALSAALALAVSRTWVILPPGANGLTILVAGLLSAVLWGIYNWWRGIPSSSTHALVGGLAGAGVASVAVGGNSVVGADQSLLFQVVLPLLISPVIAFVGAYLLVWPASWAARYTPPSVVNSRSRRAQAVAAGAVAFGHGLQDGQRTSAVLILAMLAAGLPDGGSTPAWVALLTAAMLTAGTLAGGWRISYTIGYRLVRVDPLRGFVAQLYSSVILLVGAIGLHWPVSTTHTVTSAVLGAGANQRYTGTDRRLVLQVLAFWALTPLVTAAAAFVLELALSPLTRL; from the coding sequence GTGTCCCTCGCCCTCTTTGCCCTGGTGGTTCTCTTCGCCGGGGCGTTCGCCTTCCTCAACGGTTTCCGGGACGTTTCCTCCTCGGTTGCCCTCGCGGTCCGGACCCGGGCCCTGACCCCCACGGTCGCGGTGCTGCTGGCCGGGTTGTTCAACTTCGTCGGCGCCGCCCTCAGCGCGGCGCTGGCGCTGGCGGTCAGCCGGACCTGGGTCATCCTCCCGCCGGGGGCGAACGGGCTCACCATCCTTGTTGCCGGGCTGCTCAGCGCGGTCCTGTGGGGCATCTACAACTGGTGGCGCGGCATTCCCTCCTCCTCGACCCACGCGCTTGTGGGTGGCCTGGCCGGGGCCGGCGTCGCCAGCGTGGCGGTGGGCGGAAACTCGGTGGTGGGCGCGGACCAGTCGCTGCTCTTCCAAGTGGTGCTGCCCCTGCTGATCTCCCCGGTCATCGCCTTTGTGGGCGCCTACCTGCTGGTCTGGCCCGCTTCCTGGGCGGCCCGCTACACCCCGCCGAGCGTGGTGAACAGCAGGTCCCGGCGGGCACAGGCCGTCGCCGCTGGCGCGGTGGCCTTCGGCCACGGCCTGCAGGACGGCCAGCGCACGAGCGCCGTGCTGATCCTGGCGATGCTGGCCGCGGGACTGCCCGACGGCGGCTCCACGCCCGCGTGGGTGGCACTCCTGACCGCCGCGATGCTGACCGCAGGCACCCTCGCGGGCGGCTGGCGGATCTCCTACACGATCGGCTATCGGCTGGTCAGGGTTGACCCGCTGCGCGGGTTCGTCGCCCAGCTCTACAGCAGCGTCATCCTGCTGGTGGGCGCGATCGGACTGCACTGGCCGGTTTCCACCACCCACACGGTGACTTCGGCCGTGCTGGGGGCGGGCGCGAACCAGCGTTATACGGGGACCGACCGGCGGCTGGTGCTACAGGTCCTGGCCTTCTGGGCCCTGACCCCGCTGGTGACCGCGGCGGCCGCCTTTGTGCTGGAACTCGCCCTGTCGCCCCTCACCAGGCTCTAG
- a CDS encoding efflux RND transporter permease subunit, protein MRWLIGISLRFRTIVVALACAVMLLGSLQLGSASVDVFPEFAPPRVEIQTACLGLTAEEVEQLVSVPIEAAVGGMPGLDELRSKSVPQLSSIVLIFHQGTELLNARQLVSERMAAVTAALPTWAAPPVMLQPLSATSRVMKIGMTSADRSLIEMSMLSYWTIRARLLRVPGVANVAIWGERLQMLQVQVEPDKLKAQNVSLNQVMEVTAGALDAGLLKYSPGRFIGTGGFIDSPTQRMGVRHVQPIQTPADLAQVTIREKDGVALHLGDVAQVVEDHQPLIGDAVINNGHGLMLIVEKLPWGNTLDVTKGVEEALKELQPGMSGISFDTTIFRPASFVEESISNLSTALLLGCLLVVLILGAFLFQWRTALISLIAIPLSLLTAALVLYFTASSINTMVLAGLVIAVGVVVDDAIIDVENIMRRLRQHRARGSDASAASVVLKASLEMRSPIVYATLIIVVAAVPIFFLDGLTGVFFRPLAITYTLAVLASMLVALTVTPALALILLGNAKLEERDPPLVRVLKRGYHAVLSRVMNRPRYGYAGFAALAAVGLAITPLMGSSLFPTFKERDFLMHWISQPGTSAEEEYRISQRGCAEFLKVPGVLNCGTHIGQAFAADEIVGVNAGEHWISIDRHANYDETLAAVQEVVDGYPGLHRDVQTYLKERIEEVLTGASEPILVRVFGDDLTVLREQAQRVKKVLDDIPGTDEAHVSLEVEVPQITVTVDLAAAQKYGLKPGDVRRAAATLVAGEEVGDVFRDGRAYDVQVWSTPATRSSVTSIEDLPIDTPGGQRVRLADVAAVKLQATPNQIDRTNGSRRVEVGSFLDKGADMGVVVGQLQDRLAALELPPGYSVQLLGEFTEREAATNRLMIFALAALALILLLLQTSFRSWRLAFLSLLTLPIALVGGVMAAYISGGVLSLGSVVGFLTVMGIAARNGILLINHCQHLEKNEGQAFGRALVLRGAGERLSPILMTTLATGLALVPLVVMGAVPGHEIEHPMAVVILGGLVTSTLLNLFIVPSLYLRFAKSKKERLAAMPEAAA, encoded by the coding sequence ATGCGCTGGCTCATCGGCATCAGCCTGAGGTTCAGAACCATCGTCGTGGCCTTGGCCTGCGCGGTCATGTTGCTCGGCTCGCTGCAGCTGGGCTCCGCATCAGTGGATGTCTTCCCCGAATTCGCCCCTCCCCGGGTGGAAATCCAGACCGCCTGCCTGGGATTGACCGCGGAGGAAGTCGAGCAGCTGGTCAGCGTCCCGATCGAGGCGGCGGTGGGCGGCATGCCGGGCCTGGATGAGCTGCGGTCCAAGTCGGTGCCGCAGCTGTCCTCGATCGTGCTGATCTTCCACCAGGGAACGGAACTGCTCAACGCCCGCCAGCTGGTGTCGGAGCGGATGGCTGCCGTGACGGCGGCGCTGCCCACCTGGGCGGCCCCGCCGGTGATGCTGCAGCCGCTGTCTGCCACGAGCCGGGTGATGAAGATCGGCATGACCTCCGCGGACCGGTCCCTGATCGAGATGTCGATGCTGTCCTACTGGACCATCCGGGCACGGCTGCTCCGGGTTCCGGGGGTGGCCAATGTAGCCATCTGGGGCGAACGCCTCCAGATGCTGCAGGTGCAGGTGGAACCGGACAAGCTCAAGGCTCAAAACGTCTCACTCAACCAGGTCATGGAGGTCACGGCAGGAGCCCTCGACGCCGGGCTGCTGAAGTATTCCCCGGGACGGTTCATCGGTACGGGCGGCTTCATCGACAGCCCGACCCAGAGAATGGGGGTCCGCCACGTCCAGCCGATCCAGACGCCTGCCGACCTGGCCCAGGTCACCATCCGGGAGAAGGACGGTGTGGCACTGCATCTGGGCGACGTCGCCCAGGTGGTCGAGGACCACCAGCCGCTGATTGGGGATGCCGTCATCAATAACGGCCACGGGCTCATGCTGATCGTCGAGAAGCTGCCGTGGGGCAACACCCTGGACGTGACCAAGGGCGTGGAGGAAGCCCTGAAGGAGCTCCAGCCCGGGATGAGCGGGATCAGCTTTGACACCACCATCTTCCGTCCGGCGAGCTTTGTCGAGGAGTCCATCTCCAACCTCAGCACCGCCCTGCTGTTGGGCTGCCTGCTCGTCGTCCTGATTCTCGGCGCCTTCCTCTTCCAATGGCGTACCGCCCTGATCAGCCTGATTGCCATACCGCTCTCGCTGCTCACGGCGGCCCTGGTCCTCTATTTCACCGCCAGTTCGATCAACACCATGGTCCTGGCCGGGCTGGTCATTGCCGTCGGCGTGGTGGTGGACGACGCGATCATCGACGTCGAAAACATCATGCGCAGGCTGCGGCAGCACCGCGCCCGGGGCAGCGACGCGTCGGCCGCTTCCGTGGTCCTGAAGGCTTCCCTCGAGATGCGAAGTCCGATCGTGTACGCGACGCTGATCATTGTGGTCGCCGCCGTGCCGATCTTCTTCCTGGACGGGCTGACCGGCGTCTTCTTCCGGCCGCTGGCCATCACCTACACCCTGGCCGTCCTCGCCTCCATGCTGGTGGCCCTGACCGTGACGCCGGCTTTGGCCCTCATCCTGCTGGGGAACGCAAAGTTGGAAGAGCGGGACCCCCCGCTGGTCCGGGTGTTGAAGCGCGGCTACCACGCCGTGCTGTCCCGGGTCATGAACCGTCCCCGCTATGGCTATGCCGGCTTCGCCGCCCTCGCCGCCGTGGGCTTGGCGATTACCCCGCTGATGGGCTCGTCGCTGTTCCCGACGTTTAAGGAGCGGGACTTCCTGATGCACTGGATCTCGCAGCCGGGAACGTCGGCGGAGGAGGAATACCGGATCTCGCAGCGCGGGTGTGCGGAGTTCCTCAAAGTGCCCGGCGTCCTGAACTGCGGCACGCATATCGGGCAGGCGTTCGCGGCCGACGAGATCGTGGGCGTCAACGCCGGCGAGCATTGGATCAGCATCGACCGCCATGCCAACTACGACGAGACGCTGGCTGCCGTCCAGGAAGTCGTGGACGGCTACCCGGGGCTTCACCGCGACGTCCAGACCTACCTGAAGGAGCGGATCGAGGAGGTCCTGACCGGGGCCAGCGAGCCGATCCTGGTCCGCGTGTTCGGTGACGACCTCACTGTGCTGCGGGAACAGGCGCAGCGGGTCAAGAAGGTCCTGGATGACATTCCGGGCACCGATGAAGCCCACGTGTCCCTCGAGGTGGAGGTCCCGCAGATTACCGTCACGGTGGATCTGGCCGCCGCGCAGAAGTACGGGCTCAAGCCCGGGGATGTGCGGCGGGCAGCGGCGACACTGGTGGCCGGCGAAGAGGTCGGGGACGTCTTCCGGGACGGTCGGGCCTACGACGTCCAGGTCTGGAGCACCCCGGCGACCCGCTCCAGCGTGACCAGCATCGAGGACCTGCCGATCGATACCCCCGGCGGACAGCGGGTCCGGCTGGCCGACGTCGCAGCCGTCAAACTCCAGGCGACGCCGAACCAGATCGACCGCACCAACGGATCCCGCCGGGTGGAAGTGGGATCGTTCCTCGACAAGGGCGCAGACATGGGGGTGGTGGTTGGCCAATTGCAGGACCGGCTGGCCGCCCTGGAGCTGCCGCCCGGCTACAGCGTCCAGTTGCTGGGTGAGTTCACCGAGCGCGAGGCCGCGACGAACCGCCTCATGATCTTTGCGCTGGCGGCCCTTGCCCTGATCCTGCTGCTGCTGCAGACCTCCTTCCGCAGTTGGCGGCTGGCATTCCTCTCGCTGTTGACGCTGCCGATCGCCCTGGTCGGCGGGGTGATGGCCGCCTACATCTCGGGCGGGGTCCTGTCGCTGGGATCGGTGGTCGGGTTCCTGACGGTGATGGGGATCGCGGCGCGGAACGGCATCCTGCTCATCAACCACTGCCAACACCTGGAAAAGAACGAGGGCCAGGCTTTCGGCCGTGCCCTTGTGCTCCGCGGAGCCGGGGAACGGCTCTCGCCCATCCTCATGACCACACTGGCCACCGGGCTGGCCCTGGTGCCGCTCGTGGTGATGGGAGCCGTTCCGGGCCACGAAATCGAACACCCCATGGCCGTCGTCATCCTCGGCGGCCTGGTCACTTCAACCCTGCTCAACCTGTTTATTGTGCCGTCGCTCTATCTCCGTTTCGCCAAATCGAAGAAGGAACGTCTGGCCGCCATGCCAGAGGCCGCCGCTTAG
- a CDS encoding efflux RND transporter permease subunit, which produces MMAAMLRLVLQFRLLVLAVAAGILAFGLTTLPGMAVDAFPEFAPPQVEIQTEALGLSAAEVEQLITSPMEADLLNGVAWVEAIRSKSVPGLSSIQMVFKPGTDLFRARQLVSERLTQARALPNVSAAPVLMQPLSSTSRVMMIRLTSTDMSAIDMSVLARWTMKPGLLSVPGVANVAIWGQRDQQLQVLVDPAQLAAKGVTLDEVIKTTGNSVWVSPLSYLEASTPGTGGFFETGHQRIGVQHVLPIASPQDLGQIPIEGPNGKLLLKDVATVETDHQPLIGDALLSKEAELLLVIEKFPETNTMAVTKGVDEALKALQPGLPGVKIDSTVYRQASFIQEEVGTLGIALLITLVLIVAIFGAFFRSWRTAVISLITIPVSLSAAALLLYVRGAGMNTMVLAGMVLALAVIVGDVAEDLNGLARANRIPAGPGPRGREWREALIPEAMRSVRTPMLYSLMIMALAVIPAFFVAGENGALFGPLVLNYLLALVIAMVVALTVTTALAYYLPAGSAPRPERRALARFEGGYDGLVSRVTAKSRWVFAAAAVVALAGLALAPQLAGSRPVVPVLADKTLVVHWSAMAGTSDQEMSRITEAAAGELRALPGVANVGGHVGRAVTSDQVGDVSSGELWVTVAPDASYADTAAAIGQVVAGYPGLTSKVSTYPQERIDQIREAGDSGFGVRVYGLDTAVLRQKAAEVQRILEHTAGVVNPHVDAPVEQPIAEVKVDLAAAQKASIVPGDVRRAAAALLQGIEVGNLYEQQKVFSVIVKGAASTRNSLDSVRDLIIDTPNGGHVRLGDVAQVTMVGNEAAILHDDTSRRIDVKADIQGRSVSDVQQDVNKSLQQMQFPLAYHAEVLAQYAQLQGNYQWLWLLAAIAAAGVLVLLQTAAGGWKLAAMIFLGLILSLSGGVLAAQATGSVNSLISLVAFAAVLGIAARGALLLLGLVRSLRAEDSTASWPDLVLRGARERLGPTLMTSVMTAVVLLPLVFFGGVTGTEIILPLAVIIWGGLLTTTLFMLFVMPAVLLRFQPKEALSPLAGSGSLGRTESQDAS; this is translated from the coding sequence ATGATGGCCGCGATGCTGCGCCTGGTTCTGCAGTTCCGGTTGCTGGTGCTGGCCGTGGCCGCCGGGATCCTCGCTTTTGGACTCACGACCCTGCCGGGCATGGCAGTGGACGCATTCCCCGAATTCGCCCCGCCCCAGGTGGAGATCCAGACCGAGGCCCTCGGCCTGTCGGCGGCGGAAGTCGAACAGCTGATCACCTCGCCGATGGAGGCCGACCTGCTCAACGGCGTGGCGTGGGTGGAGGCAATCCGCTCCAAGTCCGTCCCGGGCCTGTCCTCGATCCAGATGGTCTTCAAGCCCGGCACGGACCTGTTCCGCGCGCGCCAGCTGGTCTCGGAGCGGCTGACCCAGGCCCGCGCGCTTCCAAACGTGTCGGCAGCACCCGTGCTCATGCAGCCGCTCTCATCGACCAGCCGGGTCATGATGATCCGGCTGACCTCCACCGACATGTCGGCCATCGACATGTCGGTGCTGGCCCGCTGGACCATGAAGCCCGGGCTGCTTTCCGTGCCCGGCGTCGCCAACGTGGCCATCTGGGGCCAGCGCGACCAGCAGCTGCAGGTCCTGGTTGACCCGGCACAGCTGGCAGCCAAGGGTGTGACGCTGGACGAAGTCATCAAGACCACCGGCAATTCCGTCTGGGTATCGCCCCTGAGCTACCTCGAGGCCTCCACCCCCGGCACGGGCGGCTTCTTCGAAACCGGGCACCAGCGGATCGGCGTCCAGCACGTCCTGCCGATCGCCTCCCCCCAGGACCTGGGCCAGATTCCCATCGAGGGGCCCAACGGCAAGCTCCTCCTGAAGGACGTCGCCACGGTCGAAACCGACCACCAGCCGCTGATCGGCGATGCCCTCCTGAGCAAGGAAGCCGAGCTGCTGCTGGTCATCGAGAAGTTCCCCGAGACCAACACGATGGCCGTGACGAAGGGCGTCGATGAGGCCCTCAAAGCCCTCCAGCCCGGCTTGCCGGGCGTCAAGATCGATAGCACCGTCTACCGGCAGGCGTCCTTCATCCAGGAGGAAGTCGGTACCCTCGGCATCGCCCTGCTGATCACCCTCGTGCTGATCGTGGCCATCTTCGGTGCGTTCTTCCGCTCGTGGCGCACCGCCGTCATCAGCCTGATCACCATTCCGGTGTCGCTGTCCGCGGCTGCCCTGCTGCTCTACGTGCGCGGCGCCGGAATGAACACGATGGTCCTCGCCGGGATGGTCCTGGCCCTGGCCGTCATCGTGGGCGACGTCGCCGAGGACCTCAACGGCCTCGCCAGGGCCAACAGGATTCCCGCCGGCCCCGGCCCCCGGGGCAGAGAGTGGAGGGAAGCCCTGATCCCTGAGGCCATGCGGTCGGTACGCACGCCGATGCTCTACTCGCTGATGATCATGGCGCTGGCCGTCATTCCGGCGTTCTTTGTGGCCGGCGAAAACGGGGCGCTGTTCGGCCCGCTTGTCCTGAACTATCTCTTGGCCCTGGTCATCGCCATGGTCGTGGCGCTCACGGTCACGACAGCGCTGGCCTACTACCTGCCCGCAGGGTCCGCGCCCCGCCCGGAACGCCGCGCCCTGGCCCGGTTTGAGGGCGGTTACGACGGTCTCGTGTCCCGCGTGACCGCAAAGAGCCGGTGGGTCTTCGCCGCCGCCGCTGTGGTGGCGCTGGCCGGCCTTGCCCTGGCACCCCAGCTGGCCGGGTCACGTCCCGTGGTGCCCGTCCTGGCCGACAAGACCCTCGTCGTGCACTGGAGCGCGATGGCCGGAACCTCGGACCAGGAAATGAGCCGGATCACGGAAGCCGCCGCCGGCGAACTGCGCGCCCTCCCGGGGGTCGCCAACGTGGGCGGACACGTCGGCCGCGCGGTCACCTCGGACCAGGTCGGCGACGTCAGTTCCGGTGAGCTGTGGGTCACCGTTGCCCCGGACGCGTCCTACGCCGACACTGCGGCCGCCATCGGGCAGGTCGTTGCCGGGTACCCCGGCCTGACCAGCAAGGTATCGACCTACCCGCAGGAGCGCATCGACCAGATCCGCGAGGCCGGCGACAGCGGCTTCGGGGTTCGGGTCTACGGCCTCGACACTGCGGTCCTGCGGCAGAAGGCGGCAGAGGTGCAACGGATCCTGGAGCACACCGCGGGCGTCGTGAACCCCCACGTGGATGCCCCGGTGGAACAGCCGATCGCAGAGGTCAAGGTGGACCTCGCCGCAGCGCAGAAAGCCAGCATCGTTCCCGGCGATGTCCGACGCGCGGCAGCGGCGCTGCTGCAGGGCATCGAAGTCGGAAACCTCTACGAGCAGCAGAAGGTCTTCTCGGTGATCGTGAAGGGGGCGGCGTCCACGCGGAACAGCCTCGACAGCGTCCGTGACCTGATCATCGACACCCCCAACGGCGGCCACGTCCGCCTCGGCGACGTTGCCCAAGTCACGATGGTGGGCAATGAAGCCGCCATCCTGCATGACGACACCTCACGGCGCATCGACGTGAAGGCGGACATCCAGGGCCGTTCCGTCAGCGATGTGCAGCAGGACGTCAACAAGAGCCTGCAGCAGATGCAGTTCCCGCTCGCCTACCACGCCGAGGTCCTGGCCCAGTACGCGCAGCTGCAGGGCAACTATCAGTGGCTGTGGCTCCTGGCCGCCATTGCGGCGGCCGGCGTGCTGGTGCTGCTGCAGACGGCAGCCGGAGGCTGGAAGCTCGCCGCCATGATCTTCCTGGGCCTGATCCTGTCCCTGTCCGGCGGAGTGCTGGCCGCCCAGGCCACAGGCTCCGTCAATTCGCTGATTTCGCTTGTCGCCTTCGCGGCCGTCCTGGGCATCGCCGCCCGCGGCGCCTTGCTGCTGCTGGGCCTGGTCCGGAGCCTGCGGGCCGAGGACAGCACGGCGTCGTGGCCGGATCTGGTGCTTCGGGGCGCACGGGAACGGCTGGGACCCACCCTCATGACGTCCGTGATGACCGCCGTGGTCCTGCTGCCGCTGGTCTTCTTCGGCGGTGTGACCGGCACGGAGATCATCCTGCCGCTCGCCGTGATCATCTGGGGCGGGTTGCTGACGACGACCCTCTTCATGCTGTTCGTTATGCCCGCCGTCCTGCTCCGGTTCCAGCCGAAAGAAGCACTGAGCCCCCTCGCCGGCAGCGGTTCCCTTGGCCGGACCGAAAGTCAGGATGCGTCATGA